The DNA segment CAGTggatgctttaaaaaaaaactaaaagaataaaaaaaatcctaaagtGACATTCAAACTAAAATAAGGTCGAAAACATACTGACAACGCACGACTTAACgagaaaagaaagaagaaaagaCCAACAGAATAACAACTGTACAAAacagactgagcaacacgaactctATTTACTGTTCAGTTACAAAATTTCGTTTCTTGTTGTCGAATGGTCAACCAATTCATGATTGTGACCATGACATGAATAATGTTTCGATTTCATTCGTTAATCCTCATACTCTGCTTGCACAAGTTTTGTGTGTCCAACTTTTGGATCTCGATGAAACTATTGACCGCAAAGGTCATGATATTTCGCAAGATTTCAAATGCAGCTACGGGACTGGATAATTTTGAAAACACCGCGGTAGTAACGATGTCGCGTTTTACCTATATATCTAGAAATGACATCGGTGCAGGATGTAGTCTAAgcttttttgaatatttatgaagTAAACGTTAAATAGTATGGCTTGGTTTCTGCTTATTATATTACGATACTTGATTTAACCCCGCCAGTTTATTAGCTGTTGTCTTATTCGATATAATAAAACACTTACTTACTAGATATTCGATGAATATTAAGTTTATTGTCTCCTCGGATACAACTAATGCCCTCGGCTACGCCTCATGTCAATTGGTATACAATAAATCGACATTACTAAACACGTAACGATTTAACAGATGGTATAATATTGCTGAGTAATGAACAGTTCATAATTTCTAAtttgaagtcgtccatctatTGCATTATcaaggaaaaaaatcaagatatgAAGCGGACGTCCATGATTCGGTAGTATTCCTTATACATAAAATGCAAGTACTTAATAAAATGAAACGTTTTTGAGAGACAAGACATCATCAATACAtctgaaactgaaattaaaaacaattgcaAAATGCTTTCTCACTTGTCCTGGAGAAGGTTCTGTTTGAGGTCTGCTTCATATGAGTACAAAATCAAGGCGGTCAGTAGGATGACAGGGGTCCGGTTGCCGACTGGCCTTAGTAGCCTAACTGGTATATCACTATCATATCAACCTGAGTTTGGGATTTTTAAACACACACATGACAGttgcactcgactccaatcgTAATTACATAGGATAGTAAGTTTTCCTGGCGAAGGTTAATGATTCTATCAGGGCATTCCGGCTTCCTTCAACATTGAAAACTGATCGCAACAAAATTCCCAACAgggctgaaagtggcgttaaacaccaacaaatTAATCGGCCATTGGGATGCAGAATGAGTACACATATAATACCGACTGTCTGGGGAAATAACAAAGCACCAAACGCACCAAATATGTTGACGATCACAATTTACAGCATTGTGATGATAGTGTTGTCGATTTTCGGTTGTTAGAATCGATGTATTTCTTGAATACTAGTAAGTAAGATTTTCGTAACTTAAATAAGGAATTTATTTTGACGATGTCTCTATCAGGGTAACGGTTTAGAAGTCAAGTTATTTTTGGTAATTTATAAGTTTTGTGTCATTGCATAATAATGTGGTTCGTCTTTTTAATTTCCTTCAAACCCTTCAGTCTCGTGTCGATCAAAAGCTATTCACAAGACAAAGTCCCTTGGTTATTGCTtgttatatttatcattaaggatttgttttctctggGTTGACGATGTTTGTCGGCTTTTTTATTTATCCATTGTGGTttggaaattaaatatttgcttattatTTCACAAATGAACTGTTACTTTTCTGAACAATTCCTACACTGATCTTTGTCGTAATGTGTCATAAAAACAAACGTCAAGATAAAGAGTTTATCGGTTACGGGACATAACCATATGTTGATCATTTTATATAATCGTTTTGCTTTTAATTTGGATATGAACagttatttcattaattttaatgattttttattcaaatattctttTCAGTAGCTTTTGTTATAGGCTAATTTTAGTTTAAACTATTGTTACATTAAGCAAGTTTTGTGATGAACGGTTAATTCTTGTTACAGCCATACTAAAACACTGGGTTGATTCAGTGTTGACCTACACCGACGATACTGAAGACATAATGCCAATGATCATGTTTGCTGCAACACACAGGGACCAGTGCATGGTAAATTATCATTGTAGTATATCACTTTTCTGCGTCACCTGTATCACAACAATATcgatttaaaaaatcaagtaaaaattccgtcagcattctgaataaattcttTGATAGCAATTAACATTCACCAATGCACACAAGGAGTTAAAACTTCTCTTTTGTTAACAAGTTAATTTTGAAATGGGcagttatatataaaagaagatgtggtattatcaccaatgagacaactctctacaagagaccaaatgacacagaaattaacaacaataggtcaccgtacggtcttcaataaTGAATACAGCcaataccgcaaagtcagctataaaaggcccgctatgacaatataaaataaagtagtTGAGATCATCAACGGCCTAATTTTTATACAAGAAAtgtacgaaaaacaaatatgtaacccataaaaacaaacgaaaactactgtattttggattacatatttatttttcgtccACACTCCAGAGTTGGAACAGGCAAATAAATACAGAATgtgtcggggttaaacatgtctaATAACCTagaacagtggtgtaacagtacaactaTCCCGTTTGCAATTAGTTTTCTAccaaaaaaacttcaaaaccaaatctttatatttatggaagaattaagtaaatgtttttagTTGTTTGTGGTAACGAAATTCCTggcttaataatttaccagtaatacatagatgAAGtgaattagaattaaaaaacgtcataacagacacgggcatacaCATTTGAAAAAGTCTTAAATGCACTAGTTGACACAATGTACTTGACGCTTATCTTAACCAAACTCGACTGCACTGTCTAGCACAGTGTTATCGATCTTAATCAAAATCTCAACCAGTATACATCATGGTTGAAACAGTTTGAACCCATTCTTTACCTGTACTTCACCTATGCTTAAGCTTAACCAGATTTAATCTAGTTTTCAATGTCTAAACCTAAATCTTCATAACTTCTGATTCTTAAGGTCTTATAAACCTCAGAGGACCAATCCTAAACcacttttacttttctatatcGATTTTATTAATTACGAATGTGTAACTGACAACACTATATTAACAATACCACACGTCTTtagttataaacaaaaatacatacatgtgaATATAGCAATCAAGATATCCAAATTATCAACTctgctaaaaaaaatcatcaccATAAAAAAATAGAAGGATGAAATCTGAACTGTTTCTCTTAGGCTTGATCTTTAATATCTCCCTATTGTTATGGCGCTATATTTATATCGCTATTTCACGTCACAATTAAAAACGTTTCGTAAGACAGCACGCAATAGTTGTTAGAGAAGACCTacaaaatactgaatttattttgaACCGTTCTCGTGCTCAAATGAAATGctttatgattttataaaataccATCTCGTATTGTTTCTTCCCAaaaaagttttgataattttataaaattctacGGTATAAGGTATGGAGTCCAGATAGTATAACTTTTTTGTTGGATTTAGTATAACTTTTTtgttggattcgagcgtcactgatgagtcttttgtagacgaaacgcgcgtctggcgtatatacaaaatttagtccttgtatctatgatgagtttatttactcattattttcctttaaattcaaaattatttgatttttaaagcaGATTTGCACAAACACTCCCATTTTAATTAGTTGATCTGCTATATAATTTAGGAAACAGTGAaattaaaggaaaatttcattAAGGATTTGAAACATATGTTCTCCCAGCATGAGAAAAGCATTCACATACACCTTGAGACGGTATATTTTATCAATGGAATTGATAAAAATGACGCCGAAATACAACGGCTGACGGACCAAGTCGTCATGTTTGCAATGATGCAATCATCCTGGGGCCAACGAAGACCAATGCAATGGGTTCCTTTAGAGTTACAAATCTCCAACATgagaatgaaaaatataaacatcatAACGAAGGAAGATCTTCGAAATGTTAACAAGATGAATGACGACCTAGCCTTAAATGAACACCAGATGGACGATTTCCTGATAATTCAGCATTCCTTAGGTAAACTGATGTACTACAGCCTCCCAGGGTTAAACAACTTCATCATCATTCATCCTCCAGCACTGGTTAATATATTAAGGTCATTTGTGACCGATGAAAAGTTCTTTCCAGCAGACAAAAGCCTTAGatacattttagaaatattGACAGAGACtggtaaaatctttaaaactgaCCTTTTAAAGCTTTGGCAACAAGATAATGTTCATCAGTATATGCCATCAGATAGCATCAAAGAATTTGTTGTACAGCTCCTCGTTCATTTAGATATTCTGATTATCCCAAAGGCGTTTAAACAAACTCCGTCTGTAGCTGACGTTTATCTTGTTCCATGCATGATAAAGACTATTAGACCATCCGATTTCAACTTGGGTCAGACAGAAAGAACGATATGTTTGCGGTATTCACTAGAACGGCATTCACTTCCCACTGCACTGGCTTACAAACTTATTGGAGGATCAGTCAACGCTTGGCCATTGAAGTACGAAAGTAACAAACCGTGTCTTTATCACAAAGCTGCAGTGTTGAATGTCAATGAAGATACGGAGCTCCGAATATGGTTAGAAGACAATCGACTTATGGTTTACATGACAAACCAGGAATCTTTATTACATATTTCACCGGATGTAGCAGCAAGTGTACAAGAGTGTCTGACAAAGAATCTTGAGGTATCTCTCTCGTTTCATTATAAGAGCTTTGGTAGAAAAATGGCACTAACTAAATTATCAGAACTATACTCTATTGAAGTAGGCATTCCATGTGGCAGGAATGTTTGCTTTAAAACTTTGCAAGATGTAATGAAAGATGACCAATGGACATGTGAAAAAGGGGAGGAAcataaaaccaaatatttacGTTACTGGATCTTCAACAAggtttgtttatatatctttacattatattttatggTGTATACTTTATAAATTTCGTTTACCTGTCAATTTCACGTTCATTAGATACCTTTAAAGGTAGAAATAGTGAatcttaaatttagaaatttagtttttttaggatttgagaaaaatatatcgctgattatttataatattatgttGGTTGTTTGCCTGACTTATTCCCAGCTTTATTTACAAGTGTTAGCAGTAGTTTAAAACCTATTTAAGTTAGGCACTTTACATTATGTTATATGATATACGTTCGCGTACACGCGAAATACTAAAGTGATAACGACTCCTACAATTGCAAGACAGATACATAAGCATGTTATATGAAGGTGTTCGAATTTATATTCTTTAGCTTGGActagttataatataaaatgtcacTTTATATTCTAAGTTACAAAAGTATATCAAACATCAGGGAAAACGTTCACGTACAAGGAATATAATGAAAGTGATGATGGCTCTActtcaaactgatttaaaatatacatatttatccACACACTTAATCCCTTTAAAATtgtgaatattttattgaaagtaAAGTAGAAACATATAATCTAGACAGATTGatgtaaatatgtaaatgttaaagaaatattacaatGAAACCTACATATTGTACTTAAGatgtacatttttaacatttaaaaagatatttgacTAAGAACAAACACTTTTGAATAAGACGTCAAGTAATGACATATCTTTTTAAGTTATACCTTTGCTTATATCTATCTACAATTTATTAATGAATACCTATAAAAATTCATCTTCgatagccaagggttacgatccactcccgctctcttcacccttgacggattgagccaacatttgtgaaaacaatgtttCGCCATCTGTCGGAAGAATTAATTAACGCCAATTCCGAATACATTATTCTTGAacaatggtagcacttgaactcttcaatttggAGGTTAAAACACGGTAGTGTCTAGATTCTACCCACTTGTTAAAGCGGAAAACGAAAATATACGTCAACATTCATGCGtttgtgcatgaaacatacaaAGGAACTTCTATtagttgattaaaaacattcaagttgtcactaaatatagtcATATGTTTAGGGATGTAAAGATTTGTTGCACAATACACACGTGacaaatgtttacaaacactttctacatttacacgtgatcatgttaaATGTGCTTTTTAATTGGATGCAGCGCGTTTCGACTGCAACCAATAAATACTTACCCTGTGTCTCCGAATTTTATCTCAAtacgccaagggtgaagagagcgggagtggatcgtaacctttggctagcgaagatgtaaAAATTAGGCTATTTTGACCGTTTATCATGTTTTTCCAGTTTTCCAATAAATATACAAGAAGTTTGAAGCCAAAATTTATGAATAAAGGagaaaattttctaaaaatttagtACAATATCTGACGAATAGTGAAtcttagaaaaaaattgtagttTAATACAAGAGGCAAAAATGTCTGACTTTACATACATTCTGCTTTTCAGCCATTCATATTGTTTTAGCATAACATTGCATAATCGAGATTGAAAGTCAGCAGACGTTTTTATCgcttttttgtgcattttttcttTGCTCTTTTTtcgtgataatttttcatatcatgcttctcgcttgagatggaaaattatcgctagaaagtAAGGAGGCACGTGTCATTGCTTATGAAATTGACAatgtcgtcataggtaaaatagcgaacaacagattatcattggacTCTCAAATCGATTACTTTTCTCGCTTTCGCCGTGCCGgctcaaacgagaaaacaaatctcgttgagatgatcaacaatAATCTATAAACACCGCCTTTTGAATATCATATCACACAGTCTTTTTGAACACTATTCTAAAAGATAAGAACAAAGTGTGTTACAGCTTCGAATAATGACAGCAGATATACTCCATAAATGACCTCACTATTTGGTTGTCAAATAAAACCAATCGCAATTGTAAGTTTCAGATAAAATCATAAGGAATGATAAACGTGCACGTGGTCCCTTTGAATGACAGTTTAATCCGTTGATCAATGGTCTTAAAGGTTAAAACAAATTTAGCTACATTtccaaataaatacaacatatCTATACCATGAAAAAATTTAATGGTAAAAatcgcccccccccccccccccctttaattTGCTGACTTGTAAAAATCGGAAATCAAAGtaagatgatttttttctgagtaagtttaataaaattaaatgcatttgatagtgtgactgaattaaagtactAAAGGTTTATTTTGGCCTGGATTTTCAGCATTCGATTTGTCATCTTATAAAGTCATGCTGGATATTAGGttcacagttttctctgctttcaaagtATTCCTATTTGAACTCATCCTGGTTTTCTAGGTACAACCGGAAACTACATGCGACacatactattggtatcggtagcGGATTCGACCTGACACTTGTACTTATTGGAAATTTCAATTACacggaaaacaaaagggttcaATTTTGAATCAACACCATTGTCTCTTATCTTTGGCTGGTCATTTTTTCGTCATGTCGGttaacaaaagagggacgacagataccagagggacagtcaaactcataaatcgaaaatatactgacaacgccgtggttaaaaatgaaaaagacaaacagacaaacaatagtaaacatgacacaacatagaaaactaaagaataaacaacacgaaccccaccaaaaactaggggtgatttcaggtgctccggaagggtaagcagatcctgctccacatgcggcacccctattgttgcttatgttataatacatccggtaaatagtctaattcgataggtcacattcgtgaaagggagggggattgtagttacgacacatgtacgacgtaaggaacatatccgatatcatatgTGAAACAGATTTTCCattacggtcaaccaactcgtgatggcgtccgtaaaattaacaaagtgatgatttcaacttcaccatttggaactgtcggtttaatagcttccttgtgagcagcaaccctctatcaagaaaatcatgatagaaaatgcaagcacgggaatatcgtatcaattgggagacatatacaccgtatgcaggtgcttctggaatgttgctacttagtaCCCTTAGACCTCTTTATTATAGTACTATAGataaagatatgattttttttcaattgaatattttCGTTCAATGTAAGGGAATAAATCACTGCTTTTAGGATTTAccactaatatatttttaaaaattaaatggtcATTTATACAATTTCAGGCACAAAAGACGTGTGGACATGAATGTAAAGGTAGATATTCATTCACGTAGCCATACATAAGATAAGGAAGGTGTTAATGTGTTTAAGTAATGCGTGTTTAGCTAATTAATATAAATGTGCTAGAAACCGATATAAGGTTTTCTTACATGTAGCAATGAttcgtcattaaaaaaaaaccacattaaGTGTGTTGCATCAATCGTGTTTTGCATTTACAAGTATTCAAAGCATTTGTATCTAATTATCTCATATGTTcatttgaatatacatgtactgtctAGAATGTTTACCTATTTTAATGCAGCCATTAGGcaattacatataatatatatatataagcaaatttacagatctaacattgttgggttgatgtttagacgagttgtatatacataatgtacacagccatgtatcaccatcattgatggtgatccgatggataaatctgttgtagagttgtcacttacggggcgatggatcatataaacatgatgcagtacactacaaaatataatatataacaagtgtaAAAGActacaacatcaccaaaaacacaataaaacgaacaatatgttagatatttcggataacagatatccttccaAAAGagagtcttaatttgaattgacataaTTCATTTGTCATCGTGCAATTACCGaggaaggatatctgttatccgaaatatctaacatattgttcgttttattgtgtttttggtgatatTGTACtcttttagacttgttatatatatgagAGTTTGTTTATCATTATATATGGCTTCTAGATGACTCTCTATttaattttgacttatttttttaaaactaatgtTGTCGGCTGTTAACTCAAAGTGAAGTTTAAAACTTGAATTATGGCCTGTTgaattcaacaaaataaaaataaaatttagaataaatcaaccaaaacaaaaatggCACTTTCTAAAATTTCATGGGTCCGAAtcgctttttttaatttaccttcATCGGTAATGCCCAAAACTAAACTTTTGAAAGCCATTGAATCAAAAGGGAGGACATCAAAAGATTACACAAGCTGTGCATATcaccaatataaatatatctgaCTTTGAACTCTTATTATGGAGTTTGGTGCAATATGTACCTTGTTGTGTTGGCATTCATGTCAACCTTTTTTGATACTGTTTTGAACAAAATTCTTTGttccaaataattaattgtCTGTGATTGCTgattaaaaactaaattttgttttaaggtCTCACCGACGATGAATTAAGAGCAGAACCGTCTGATAAGCATCTTGTTAGATTAGGATGTCATATTGGTATAAATTTGTTTCGAGAATATTTTATCTACTTGGGAATGGAAGTGGAGGAATGGGAAGATATCAATTTCCAGTATGTTGGTCACAGTCCAAAAGGAATTAAGTCGGTGGCACTGATGCAATGGAAAAATTCGATGTTATTGAAATCAAAGGATCCTACTTTGAAAGACCTTCGTGATGCCCTGAAAAATGTGGAGCTGGATAGTCATCTTATATGTCAGGTACAGAGCTAgtttgtattatataaataaatgtagttGTTTTTAATTAACCAAAGAAATGTAAACTGCAAATTTATAACTACAATGATATGGCTTTGTTGGATATTATGAATTAGCTTATCAGGAGAATGTCTCTGTATGATAAACTTGATTTCGTAAATGCTTGGTGTTGTCGGGGAAGGAACAATGTCTTCAAGATATTTGTATGGCTTTAAAGCATGAAAAGAATCAGTTGTAAAAGTGTAGTTTATATGTGGTTAATTACTTAGAGGTTGTTTTAAAAGGTGCATGTACAAATTTATTCTTTGATAACCACcatttctacattagaaaatgactgtaccaagggaaaaatatgacagctgttcattcgtttgatgtgcttgagcttttgattttgccatttgattggggactttcctttttgaattttcccgaagttcagtttttatatgatttttattttgatacgGTTTCATTACACGAATAAAGTTCGcgtgatttttttgtgatacCTTTAATGGAACGTACTTTCTTTatctttctttataaaaaaaactagataaCAGAGGAAGGAACGAGAAGTGTTACAATTTGCCTTGTGGTTATCTGACTTTGTTTCTAGTATTGGTTTGTACTTTTTGGGATTTTTGTGACTTCAAAGTTTTTATagttacttttaaatattctcACATTTTTCTAGACTGGGGATGTTTCAAAACACGAAATATCGTGAACGTGTACAAGATTATATATCGTATGTTGAGCTCacttctacctcaggcatagattaccttagctgtatttggcaaaacttaaaggaattttggttctcaatgctcttcaacttcgtactttatttggcctttttaactttttggggattcgagcgtcactgatgagtcttttgtagacgaatcgcgcgtctggcgtatatattaaattaagtCCTGgcatctataatgagtttattctCTTTTACTGAGTTGTTTTCTCATTACAATATATTTGATagttatttttcttcatttcaataatcaattattttttcattagaTATTTAGGGAAAGATCAGCGTTGTTGGGTaagtcaatttttttataacacaatCAGTGAAAAGTAAATTAGTTCTAAATTGTAGGTTTGCAATGTGCCATGATGGTGATAAATTACGAATACACATaggattcaatttttatttttttgttgttgaacaCAGGGATAGTGTGCATTAATCCAGTACATCAATTTAAATCTCTGGAATAACTTTACGCAAAGAAGTATACGTTGTATGGTCTTGATATCAAAGTCAATGTTTTCTCCGCAAAACAAAGTTTATATCTCACTGTTGTTAATTAGCTTGATAGTTTTAGTATCTATGATATTTACTAAACTTAAGTGAATTAAGTTTTAggatatttagttttattgaaatacatttcctagaaaaaaaaatatattattgtatagtCAGATGAGATAAACATTGAAAGATAGAACTGGTTATAAATTTCAATAAGAACTTACCGCTGTTCAAATCTCAGATATCAAATTGGACTAAACAAGCCAAGATAAAACAATCGAGGTCTTCGCATGAACTCAAAATAAAAGCTTGACCTAGTCTCTCAACATGGTTACAGACGGATACAGTCCTAACATGTACAAAAGCTTGATAGAATTTGGCTGCATGATAAGCGTCCAACACACTGCGAATACAGAATTCACAAAACATATTCCGAAATgaataaagacaaaaaagataaatgcaTATAAGAACTAAGATCACACACTACGAAACATTTGTAGAataaaacacaatgttgactgcagtatccctattttgacatttttacctaatatgtctttgttttgttcacacctAGTTGTAATTATACTGAAAttgtatgtgactgtcatacaagtgagaggctcgctagctataaaacaaggcaTCATCCACAATTTCTCAATAAGAAAAAGTTTTCGTTtcgaatttttctcggagttcagtattgttggttttttttacttttcaacaCAAGAACATCATATCAGTCAAATATTTTGTGAAAGTGACATTGAAACTAGACTCGTCTCGACAGAGATGTTAAGATTTTGTGAAATAGGGTCCCGGCGATTACTAATATATTGAATAGtttgactaatattttttcgaatgttttatagaatatataacaGAATTGATAAATTAATACGTTCATTTATCATTCCAGCAATGGCGGACTTCAATCTCCAGACTATCCCAAGTGACCAACATTTGAAAGAATTGTCAAATCAGGTCGGCAATTGCCCATTGCAGTTGGGAGTAGAACTTGGATTAAGTTTTACTGAAATTGAACAAAGTTTGTTCAGTTTTCCAAAAGATCTGCCCGGTTTGGTGGAAGATGTATTGACAAAATGGAGGAGAAAGTCAAAAGTCAAGACCATTTACAGTTTAATGTTGGCACTTGAACGCGTGAATACAGGTGGACTCCAATACCTACGCGAAATATCAAAGCGCCCTCATGCAAAGTAATAGAAAAACCATCATGTCTGCAAAAGTCTTATTTTGTAACCaaaacaataactttgaagaatgttttatgattttatgaCACAATATGCACCACGATTGCTTTTTCATACTCAATTCGTTTTAAATGTGAATGTAGTTTTGTGATGCATAGTTATACAGATAgttagataaataaataattgtaaatgtaATTGTTCTGTGTTGTCGGAGGATCCgtgtaaactcatcatagataccagggcTAAACATGTGTACAATAAACGCGTGTTTCGTTTTGAGAAGATTCATCAGTAACGAtagaataaaaagataaaaacctACGTAAAGTACAAAAAGGAAGAGTATATTTTTACAAGTATCAATAAAAGTAAGAATGACAACtaaatatcaaatgttaaaatcaaaagtttaaacacaTCAACCGAATGGAATACAATTGTCACATTCCTGATTTTCTATAGGCAATTCCTTATGTAAAATATGGTGGACTAAACCCCTCAATAAAACAGACGGACTTGAAGGACCTACTACTACAAGAAAATCGAAAATCTAAATGACGTATAACTAACAAAACCTCAGTACTGTGTCAGACATTGTTGTTTAGTATTCGGGTGAAACACAATTAAAGAAACATCTAAAATAGGTCATTGTTTTACCTCTATAGACAACTTACCAAAAAAAGTCAtgcagaaaatgtaaaataacaaacaaaaacgaaCTTCACAGAAAAGTTTCAGATCTATCATGAATAGCCTTTGAAGACAAGCGAGATGAAGTAATCTGAAAATTGTCCTTTTCGGAAATGATGCGGTTGCacttaaaatctaaatattttttttcttttaaaacctTCTGAACTGTAATGTAGTGTattctatatatagatatatatatatatttgttacagtaaataggtgaaattaggaataacatgtaattactaaaatttaggaattacatgttATCCCCGATGCACTTAGTAAATACAAGTAACTCCTGAAACGgcccagttattaccagtatttactaattttaaaatgaacttGTTTTAAcctagaggaaaatcaatttggaaagtccataatcacacgacaaaatcaaataacaaaacgcatcaaaaacgaatggacaagctTTTGATTCAAGCCGAGATTAGACAAATGTAAGATATTAGTGGTAATCGTTGTTGAAATAATAAGAAAAGTTTTGGGGTAAACGTCAACAAGTCACCAAGAAAGAAGAACAAAAGCAACACTAATGGTCTCTTGCATTAAAGGTTCACCCTAGAATGATATTACAAAGGAAGGCAAAAAATAGtatttcttcttcttctctaacaataaaaaaatattttttatcataacatCGAGTGTTTTTTCcggtttttttgtttgttattttctgGTTTA comes from the Mytilus trossulus isolate FHL-02 chromosome 3, PNRI_Mtr1.1.1.hap1, whole genome shotgun sequence genome and includes:
- the LOC134711219 gene encoding uncharacterized protein LOC134711219; translation: MVKALVHEGADLSTMNSKGDSPLHEAASNGKLAMAELLVSLGADLSARNNEKNSPLHEAAKNGKVGMVRRLNSLGADLSARNYKGMTPYDIAEEKYRKFQHSQFSNEFKDTLDYLKEKRDSFRGTIEQLSNIRKSETAGIDVSSLPKEEETIDKKDKDIHLPWLVDADEFQCMLSQGEFLSYENRLSLGGPCKAGKSTLASVLIGEDIPLQWNSTDGLVIFFGRNGIDIKKKKMIPLKEGERGHEILAKILRGKPNVQVQPDENTKQQLIPTYSQNSQADIRYMSSKASATQAQSVNKDKDNPAYQVATITSESITEHVETKISNRGMLPVPSEIQSIDCQTLQLQTSILDEVRDREYRIEIAPSDLVDFGGQKSYDMTHQLFIQHRGSFLLMFDGRFGLHKQLREYPEGVTSASILKHWVDSVLTYTDDTEDIMPMIMFAATHRDQCMETVKLKENFIKDLKHMFSQHEKSIHIHLETVYFINGIDKNDAEIQRLTDQVVMFAMMQSSWGQRRPMQWVPLELQISNMRMKNINIITKEDLRNVNKMNDDLALNEHQMDDFLIIQHSLGKLMYYSLPGLNNFIIIHPPALVNILRSFVTDEKFFPADKSLRYILEILTETGKIFKTDLLKLWQQDNVHQYMPSDSIKEFVVQLLVHLDILIIPKAFKQTPSVADVYLVPCMIKTIRPSDFNLGQTERTICLRYSLERHSLPTALAYKLIGGSVNAWPLKYESNKPCLYHKAAVLNVNEDTELRIWLEDNRLMVYMTNQESLLHISPDVAASVQECLTKNLEVSLSFHYKSFGRKMALTKLSELYSIEVGIPCGRNVCFKTLQDVMKDDQWTCEKGEEHKTKYLRYWIFNKAQKTCGHECKGLTDDELRAEPSDKHLVRLGCHIGINLFREYFIYLGMEVEEWEDINFQYVGHSPKGIKSVALMQWKNSMLLKSKDPTLKDLRDALKNVELDSHLICQIFRERSALLAMADFNLQTIPSDQHLKELSNQVGNCPLQLGVELGLSFTEIEQSLFSFPKDLPGLVEDVLTKWRRKSKVKTIYSLMLALERVNTGGLQYLREISKRPHAK